In the Caldisalinibacter kiritimatiensis genome, one interval contains:
- a CDS encoding S1 RNA-binding domain-containing protein — protein MPIKVGNVVEGTVTGITNFGAFVQLQEGQTGLVHISEISKDYVSKVSDYLKKDQKVKVKIIGIDKKGKISLSIKQASPKKSSNQPIEIDWSKKRRTQRNMSFEEKINRFLKDSNERQEQLKNRGNKKNNAFRGR, from the coding sequence ATGCCCATAAAGGTAGGAAATGTAGTTGAGGGCACTGTGACTGGTATTACTAATTTTGGTGCATTTGTTCAGCTACAAGAAGGACAGACAGGACTAGTTCATATTTCAGAGATATCAAAGGACTATGTTAGCAAAGTTAGTGACTATCTTAAAAAGGACCAAAAAGTTAAGGTTAAAATTATTGGTATCGATAAGAAAGGAAAGATTAGTTTATCTATTAAGCAAGCGTCACCTAAAAAAAGCAGTAATCAGCCAATTGAGATTGACTGGAGCAAAAAAAGAAGGACTCAAAGGAATATGTCATTCGAAGAGAAAATTAATAGATTTTTAAAAGATAGTAATGAAAGACAAGAGCAACTTAAAAATAGAGGCAACAAAAAAAATAATGCTTTTCGT